From the genome of Streptomyces sp. NBC_01142:
TGCTCGCGGCGCTCGCCCTCACCGATCCCGGCTTCTTCGAGCCCGACCGCTTCCTCGCCTTCGTCAAACGCGCCGCTCCTCTGGTCATCCTCGCCGCCGGGCAGTACCTGGTCATCGTCTGCGGAGAGTTCGACCTCTCCGTGGGCGCGATCGTCACCGCGGGCGTGGTCGTCGCCGCCGAGCTCTACGGATCCTTCCCCTCCGCGCCCTGGCTGCTGGTCACGGCGGTACTGCTTGTCGCCGGAGCGCTCGCGGGGCTGCTCAACGGGCTGATCACCACCGTTCTGCGGGTGCCGTCGTTCATCACCACCCTCGGCATGATGCTCATCCTCGAAGGTGCCGTCTTCTTCTGGACCGGCGGATCCCCGCACGGCGCGCTCCCCGCCGCCTTCCGCCAGCTCGGCCGCGGCACCGCGTTCGGCTGGCTGCCCTGGGCCGTCCTCGCCTGCCTCGCCGCCGGAGGCGCCGCCGTCCTCCTGATGCGCTCCGACTTCGGCCGCACCCTCCTCGCAACCGGCGACAGCGAACGAGCGGCAGCACTCGCCGGCGTACGTGTCGCCCGGGCCCGCACCGTCGCCTTCATCCTCTCGGGTACCGCCGCCGCACTCGCCGCCGTCCTCGTCGGAGGCTTCTCCGGAGTCTCGGCCCAGGCCGGCCGCGGCTATGAATTCGAAGCCATCACCGCCGTGGTCCTCGGCGGGGTGGTCCTCGGCGGCGGCCGCGGATCCGTCGTCGCCGCCATGGCCGGGGCCTTCTCCCTCCAGGCCCTGTTCACCCTGCTCAATCTTCAGGGCGTGTCCGGCGCCCTCGAATCCGCTGTCCAAGGGGTCATCGTCATCGCCGCCGTGGGCCTCGGCGCCGCCGACTGGTCCCGGCTGCGCCGCCGCCGTATGCACTCGCCGGAAGGGAAACCCTCATGACCGCCATCCGTACGATCCGCAGACGATCCCTCGTCGCCGCCGCCGCCGCGCTGCTCGGCACGGCGCTCATCGCCTCGTGCACGAGCGACGCGCCACCGGACAAGCCCGCAGGAGCGGCCGGCAGCTCGTCCGCGGGCGACTCCGGTACCGGCGCGCAGTCGAAGTTCTTCCAACAGGCCGAGTACGAACGGCAGCTGGCGCTCGGCAAGCAGACACCCGAGGGCCCGGCCGGCAAACCCTGGGAGCAGATGATCGGCCCGCAGCTGACCGACACGGCGCAGTACAGGAAGCAGGGCCGGGGCATCCATCTGTGCTTCTCCAACGCCGGTGTCTTCAACCCCTGGCGGCAGGTCGGCCTGAAGAACATGAAGGCCGAAGTGAAGCTCCACAAGGAGATCACCAAGTTCACCGTCCTCGATGCCCAGGGCAAGGACGACAAACAGATCTCCGACATCCAGGAGCTGGCAGGACGGGACTGCGACGCCCTGATCGTCTCCCCGAACACCACCGCCACCCTCACGCCCGCGGTCGAGCAGGCCTGCGCCAAGCTGCCCGTCATCGTCTTCGACCGGGGAGTGGAGACCGACTGTGCGGTCACCTTCATCAACCCGATCGGCGGCTACGGATACGGCGCGGTCGCCGCCGACTTCCTCGTAGGGAAGGTCAAGCCCAAGGGCAAGATCCTCGCCCTGCGCATCTCGCCCGGCGTCGACGTCCTGGAGACCCGCTGGTCCGCGGCGAAGGTCGCCTTCGACAAGAGCGAACTCGACGTCGTGGACGTGAAGTTCACCGACGGCGACCCCGCCAGGACCAAGTCGGTTGTCACCGACGCCCTCACCCGGCACGGTGACATCGACGGCGTATGGATGGACTCCGGGGCGACCGCCGTCGCCGCCGTCGAGGCCTTCGAGGACGCGGGCAAGGACGTGCCGCCGCTCACCGGGGAGGACCAGCAGGACTTCCTTCAGGCATGGAAGGAGAAGAATCTCACCGCGATCGCCCCGACCTACCCCACCTTCCAGTGGCGTACGCCCGTCATCGCCGCATTGAGGATTCTGGACGGGCAGCAGGTGCCCAAGGAGTGGAAGCTCCCGCAGCCCACCGTCACCCAGGACACTCTCGACAAGTACCTCGAGCCCGGCATGCCGCCGCTGCACTACGCGATGTGCGGCTGCGAGAAGCTGCCAGGATTCCCCGAGGCCTGGGGCGGCAGGAAGTGAAGCCCCGCGCACTCGGCGCGAACCCCTGGATCTGGCATTCGCCGATCACCCACGAAGCGCTCGTCGACGTCCTGCCCAAGCTGTCCACCTGGGGCTTCGACTGTGTCGAACTCCCACTGGAGCAGGCCGGGGACTGGGATCCGGCGGCCGCCGCCGAGCTCCTGGACGCGACCGGCCTGTTCCCTGCCGCCGTCATCGCCGTCATGCCCCCGGACCGCGATCTCGTCCGCACCGACCC
Proteins encoded in this window:
- a CDS encoding ABC transporter permease, which encodes MTTATAPAARRVVRTLGTGAPVYVLLVVLLAALALTDPGFFEPDRFLAFVKRAAPLVILAAGQYLVIVCGEFDLSVGAIVTAGVVVAAELYGSFPSAPWLLVTAVLLVAGALAGLLNGLITTVLRVPSFITTLGMMLILEGAVFFWTGGSPHGALPAAFRQLGRGTAFGWLPWAVLACLAAGGAAVLLMRSDFGRTLLATGDSERAAALAGVRVARARTVAFILSGTAAALAAVLVGGFSGVSAQAGRGYEFEAITAVVLGGVVLGGGRGSVVAAMAGAFSLQALFTLLNLQGVSGALESAVQGVIVIAAVGLGAADWSRLRRRRMHSPEGKPS
- a CDS encoding ABC transporter substrate-binding protein; translated protein: MTAIRTIRRRSLVAAAAALLGTALIASCTSDAPPDKPAGAAGSSSAGDSGTGAQSKFFQQAEYERQLALGKQTPEGPAGKPWEQMIGPQLTDTAQYRKQGRGIHLCFSNAGVFNPWRQVGLKNMKAEVKLHKEITKFTVLDAQGKDDKQISDIQELAGRDCDALIVSPNTTATLTPAVEQACAKLPVIVFDRGVETDCAVTFINPIGGYGYGAVAADFLVGKVKPKGKILALRISPGVDVLETRWSAAKVAFDKSELDVVDVKFTDGDPARTKSVVTDALTRHGDIDGVWMDSGATAVAAVEAFEDAGKDVPPLTGEDQQDFLQAWKEKNLTAIAPTYPTFQWRTPVIAALRILDGQQVPKEWKLPQPTVTQDTLDKYLEPGMPPLHYAMCGCEKLPGFPEAWGGRK